AACCAACTAACCATTTGGATCTTCGTACTAAAGAGGTGTTGGAGCAGGCATTGGTTTCTTTTTCCGGTACCATTTTAATGGTATCCCATGATAGGTATCTATTAAATAAAGTGCCTTCTAAAATTATAGACATGCGTCGAGATGGAATCCATGTTTATTCAGGGAAATTTGATGATTATCTGGAACAAACTCAAAAAGAACAGCAGGCGGCCCAACAGCAAGAACAGGATCAGCCAGTTGTTATAAAAAAAGCCACAAATGGCTATAAGACAAAACAGCAAAAAGCCGCAGAAGCAAAAATGCGTACCCGTTTACGGGAGTTAGAACGGTTAATTGAACAGACTGAACTGGATATCGCCCAGCTTGAGGAAGAGATGACAAAGCCAGATGTTTATGAGAACTATTTGGCAATGAATGAAGCTTGCTCCAAATTAGAGGAGTATAAACAAAACCATTCCAGTTATTTTGAAGAATGGGCTGAATTATCCGAATTGGTATAACTTTTGAAGTAGGAGGCAACTATAATGAAAGATGACAAAGACCTTAAATTTGGTGAAAATGCAGAAGAAGATTTCATGGATTCTATGATGGATTCTTCTACAGAGCCACCAATTCCAGAACTTCCAACTTTATGGAAATGGATTAAAAACAAATTTGGAAAAGAAACCCTGGAAATAGAAGACGAGCCAGAAGAGGCTTTTGACGTTCAAGATAAAATCAAGGAAGTGAAAGAGATGAAAGACCATCACACACACACTTCTACTTCAGAACACAACATGCATACTACTACTGTAGATCATAAACCTGCCAGTCCACTTTCTTCTCCATTTTCTTCCCCAGCAACCGTGATTAACCGGGATACCGTTGTAGAAGGTCCGATTAAATCAAAATCCGATGTAAAAATTAATGGTATTGTCCGGGGACATTTAAACTGTGAGGGGAATATCTCAGTAGGCGGCCAAGTATACGGCGATATTTCCGGTGAAGGCAATGTGACTATTAGCGGCCAGGCATATGGCGATATTACTGGACGTGATATTCATATTAATGGCGGTATTATCAAAGGAAACATCACAGCTTCCGGCAACGTTACCTTTGATGGAAAAGCTGTTATTATCGGTAATATCAGTGGTAATGATTGTACCATTGATGGTAAAGTAAAAGGGCAGATTTCTGCGAATGGTTCTGTTACTTTGCAGAACAACGCATTGGTACATGGTAATATCTCTGCGAAAAACTTTAGTGCACAAAATGGTGCTGTTATCAATGGTCATGTTATCATTGTATGTGATACCAAACAGAGCGAATCTGAAATTTTTGCACTACCTGATGTTCCAAAAGAAGAAGCACCTAAAACTGCAGAGGAAACACCAGTAACAAAGAAATCGGATTCCACTACCACAAACCCACAGCAATAATAGAAAGAATCTGATTTTAGATATTTAAAATTTATTATTAAAGGGCAGTCAGTTATTACTGACTGCCCTTTTTATACTTAATTAATATAAATTTTGCGGTTTGAAAATAGTATCTCTATAGCTTTAAACCAAAAGATAAGTTGAAAAATTTCTAAAATTCATTCGCAATAATCTATATTCTCAGTGATTGGTGTAAAATATTAAATATTTTTCCAAATTAGATTGTATATATTCTATGTTGTGATGTCCTTCATATACATCGTTTTGTGATTCGATACCTTTTTCTTTTAATATTTTATGTAAAAATTTACAGCCTTCATAAAAACGGCCTTCGTCATGATTGCCAGCATCAAGATATACTTTCAGCTCTTTTGTAATCATGTTATTTTTAGCGATTGTGATAGGGTCATATTTTTCCCACATTGCTCTATCCTGAAAATATGGTATATCTTCTGGTTCCAATGTTAATTCGATTGCTGGCATATGGCCGCCAACTTTACTGAACAATTCTTGGTGGCGGAATGAATTGTGCAATGCTGCATATCCGCCTGCGGAGATGCCACCAAGATACCTTCCATTTTTCGTTGGAATAGTATAGAATGTCTGGTCGATAAATGGGATTACCTCTTTAATAAAATAATCTTCATACCGTCCAACATTAATCATAATTCCACTATCTCCTGGACTTAAAATTTCTTTACAAGTAGGGGACGAATTGATTCCTCTGCTATTTTCAATTCTAGGGCAAACTATAATCAGAGGGGATATTTTATTTTGTTCAATTAGTTTATCTGCTATTTCATCGATTTTCAATTCAGTTAGAATTGTTTCATCACCGCTTCTTCCGTGTAGGAAATATAATACTGGCAAGGGATGCATGTTATCGTATTCTTTCGGTAAGTATACATTTATACCCATTGTTTTATTGAGTATTTTGCTGTAAAAGTTGATGTGTTTTACAGTGGATTTTTTCATTTTATTTCACTCCGTTTCTGTATTTATCATAATAGGTATCATTGGACAAATTTATCTATATAAAAATCCCACTTTGTCGTAAATACAAGGTGGGATTTTTGATACCGTCAAACCTTTTATAAGTGTTTAGGTTTTATCTATTGGATCATCTTGATCTGATAGATCTGTATCCTTTTCAGATGAAGATACCTGCCGTATAAGGATATTTGGATGGTTAAGCTCATATTCCTGGTAAATTTCCGTACGGGTTGGCTGTAAAGAATCATTTTTTAGTTCTTCCAGATGTCCTTTAGGATTATAAGCAAATTCTTTTGGATTGCGTTTTTCTAGTTTTTTACACAATAGCAGGTACAATAGGAATAAAGCTACCCCAACAATGGTACCGATAAATCCAAGTTTTAGTCCAGGGGTAGAATAATGGAACTCAATTGTATTTTCCCCAGAGGCACATTTTACCGCCATAAAACCAACATTTACTTTCTCAATCTCAACGGGTTCTCCATTTACAGTGGCTGTCCATCCTTTATCATAAGGGACGGAGAAAAATACCAGATTTTCTTCCTTCAATGTAATGGTGGCGTCAAAACCGTTTCCACTGGTTTCAAAGGTATCACAGGTATATCGTCGACGGTCCTCACAGATATCTGTGAGCTCCTCATCAGAAATATTGGTATCTCCAATATAGTGTTCCAATAAACCACTGTATTTTTGGATTTGTTCTTCGTCTAATAGGATTGAATTTACCAATAGGCGGTCACGAGTATCTTCAAAAGAATCGTCAAACTGCTCTTGGGTAATATAAGAATCGTAAGTGAATCCCATGGGGATAAAGTTTTTATTTTCATAGATGTCAAAACCATTTTGGTTGTCATAGAGGACGCAGTTAGGAGGTAAATCTAGGTTGGTTTTTTTGTTGTCGGCATTATTTTCTGCGAAAATATATTTTACCGAGAGCAGTTCCCTTAACCCGTAATACTTTGGTTCTGGACGGGAAGCAACATCACGGTCTACTCCAACCGCTGGATAGAATTCCATAATGGATGCTGGTACAACGCTTTGGAATGCCTGTATAGTTGGCATCCTCCAATACATAGGCCAGTTATCCATTCCATCATAAACATCAATCCGGTAAAATTCACTGTCATCCAATTGAAATTCCGCGTTCAATCCACGGTCTACTACATTGCGGTAAACATAATCTACATTCTGCATTTTTCCCCAGGAAACCTGTACCACTCCATTTACTACAATAATGGCGCAAAGCGCTATCAAAGAAGAACGGTAAAGTCTTGTTTTGGTTTTTCGGTATTTTTGTAGGATAAACGCTGCTATGACAATACAGAGGATTGCGATCAAAACATTAATCCAGAACATAGTTGGATATCCTGGCGCTGAAAAATAGGTGGTTTTTCCATCTTCTGTAGTAGGGATAATACCAATGATAGCAAATAGGCAGGTAATAATAAATGTCGTTTTAATACCAAAGCTAATATCCATTTTTTTATTTTCCAGTACAATGACGGTAGCAAGGGACATCATTAGCACCATCATGTAGAACCAGCGGGCATAATAGGAAGAGTTAAACGCAAAGAAAGCACTGTTCAGGATTGGTACCAGTGACATTGTGATTAATACAATAATTAACGTCTTTAACCAGTGTTTTCTTTTTTCCCTTAAAAACGTGAGGACACCCGCCATACTGAACAGTGGTAACCAAGCCGCAACTGAGCACCATTTGGCGTTGGAATCCGGAAAGAAGTTGGCGCGAGCTGGCATATCCGCAGGGAAGAACATACTTTGTAAAATCAATCCATAGCGCTGTGGATTATAATAAAACAGCATGTTAAACCCAGTTAACATATTATCTGTTCTGGGATTTCCCATCAAAGAACAGATACATGGTAGAAACAGGACAAGGGCGATTAAAACGCCAATAATGGATTCCGCTGCCAGTAAGCCGAATTTTTTCAGGTTTATGCGGAAATCTAAACATAAACAGCGCAAAAAGAAATACAGAACCAAAAAGGCAACTTGCCCCGCAAAGAAGAAATAGTTTGTAAATACATTCAATGCGACAGCCATAGCAAAAAGGCCTTTTCTGTTATTCATCACCAGTTCTTCCAAACCGATTAACAGTAATGGGAAAAATGCAATGACTTCATGAAAATGGTTAAAGAAAATATTGTAAATGGAAAAGCTGGAAAACGCGTACATCATGGCACCAATAATCGCCATATGCGGGGTTTTGGTAAACCTCCGGATAAACGCGTAGGATGTAGTGGCTGCAATAGAAAATTTTAAAATAAATAATGGTGCCATTAAATAGGGGACCCATGAGGATGGAAAGGGAATTGTCAGCCAAAAGAAAGGGCTACCCAGTAAATAAAACCCATAGGAACCTACAAAATTGGAGCCAAGGTCGGTGTACCAACTCCAACCTACTTCTCCAGAGCGAATTGCGTCATGGGCGTATTGATAAAATGGAATTTGTTGTACATTATAATCCCCATAAAAGATAAATAATCCTTTGTCACAAATGATAAAAGGCAGAAAAATAATAGTAGTTATCAAAGCAGCCAGCAAAAAAACTTTAATGCAGTTTTTTGACTCTGATCGGGTGGGGGAAAACCACCGCTGGACTTTTGTTAGCATGAAAAACCTCCTTATTAAAAAATAAAGTAAATAGATATTCTTGTTTTAATCATTTTTCTATCACAATCCTATGACATCCTTCTATTATGATTGGTGTACAATCCGTTTTTTCTATTTGTGTTGTTATAAAAATAAAAAACCTTGCCGATGCTTTCCAGTGAAAATCCTGTAATTACCAAATTATTATACCATATTTGTTGTAAGATAGATACATAGATTTGTCTAAATTGAAATGCTTTTCTATTGTTTTTTTCGGGACATTTCCGAAAAATAAAGAAACAAGTTGAACAAACCAGGATACCATAGACTTTTTTGGAATAGTTTGCTATAATGATAAGATGTAATATCATGTCGAGAACGTTAAAACTATAAGATTTGATTGAGGTTATTACATGGGTAGATTTTTAAAGACCTTTGGATTGTATTTTATTGGAAATACAGCAAGCCGATTGATGTCATTTTTGGTGATGCCTTTTATCACCCAACATGTAAGCAATGAAGATTCTGGCTATTTTGCAACAGTAGAGGCATTGGTCAATATTGTTGTTATTATGCTGTTTATCTCCGCTTGGTCCGGCATCCTGCGATATTTGTTGGATAAGGATTATGACAGCCGGAGGATGAAGCGTAAAGTCATTACCGCTGGTTATACTATTGAGATTATCTCACTTGTAATATTTACAGTTGGCTTTATTATAGTCAATTTCTTTGCGCCAATACGGGAAGCTGGTTTTGTTTATTTCTTTTGTGTTGCCTATATGCTGCATCAGAATGTTGCCTTTACGGTGCGTGGATTGGGGTACAACAAACTGTATGTTTGCTCCGGCATTTTAGGCAGTATCGTTTCCTTTTCTACTAACCTGATTTTAGTGTTAGTATTCCATTGGGGTTCTGCCGCACTGATTTTGGCAGCGGCACTTTCCTATTTTGTTCCAGCTTTATTTATGGAGTTCTTTGCGCGCACCTTGAAAAAAGTCCGTTTGCGCGATTTGGATTGGTCTGTCGTAAAAACAATGGCAAGATATTGTTTCCCCTATAGTTTGAACCAGGGCGCATATTGGATTACCAACCGTGCCAATACTCAGATTATTACGATTATGATGGGATTGGCAGCAACTGGTGTATTTTACTGGGCGAATAAATTTACATCTATTATACAATTGGTGGTAATGGTGTTCAATCTTGCTTGGCAGGAAATGACCTTCTCTATGAGCCATGATGCGGACAGAGCAAAAAAATATAACTTGATGTTGAAAAACTTTTTGCTATTTGTATCCTGTGGTTTGCTTTTCCTAGTACCAGTTACTAGGATTGTATTTCCCATCTTTGTTCGAAATGGTTCCCAGGCGGGGTTGGCGATTATCCCGTTAGCATATTTGGGAGCGTTTATGGATTCTCTTGCCAACTTCCTGGGTTCTGTGATGTGTGCGGAACAACGGATGAAATCTCAACTTACATCCACTGTAGTAGGTGCTATTATTACTGTAGTCGTGATGTTTGGGACGATTCCGATTATTGGGTTCCAAGCCGCACCTTTGGCCACTATCCTCTGCTTTTTAGCGGTTGTGATTATGCGTACAATCAACCTGCGGGATGTTGTAAAGTTAAACTATCAGATGGGTTATTTAGTCCACTATGGATTGATGTTTGCCCTTGCTTCGTTGGTTTTCTTTAAAGGTTCTATTTTAATGAATGTTATTTTTGCCGTAGTAGTTGCGGTTTATTGTATCATTGTATTACGTGGTATCATCAAAGATTTTGTAAAGATGATCTTGAAAAAAGTTCGTTCTTAAACTGGGAGGTGTAATTGAGTGAATCGCAAACTCAAATATATAATACGGCGCTGTGAAAATACCGTTTTATTTGCTATTAAGACAATTATGCTTGTCAGTTTATTTGTAGCTTTTTTTGGAGTATATTCTTATTTGATACCGGAATTACGTGTGTTTAACCGTACATCCATCATATCATATGGAACTTTTGTGGTAGCCATTCTGTTATTTATCCGTATTTATGGTGGATTTTCAGTTGGTGAGAAGAAAAGTAAAGAAATTGTCAACTCTATGCTGTTGGCAACTTTAATGGCAGATATCATTACCTTTCTGGAAATGTATATTATGGGATTGAGTACTACACAAATCCATAATTTTGCGGACAACCACTTGAATTTATCTGTTATTCCGCCTTTGCAGGATATTCCGATGAAATACTTCCTACAGTACTATTTTACCACCCGTGTATTGCCGGGATTGGGGTTATTGGTTATCGTATTTGTGCTACAGGTATTGTTGCTTTATATCTTTTCCTATTTTGGAAATTTTGTTTACTTCAAAATCAACCATCCTCAAAAATCTTTGATTGTATATCAGGATGAAAGTTTGCTGCCGACCGTGATTCCAAAAATCCAAAAGTATAAAAAACAGTGGAGGATTAACCGGCTGATCAAATACGATGACCCGGATATCAAAGGGGCACTGTTAGGGCATAGCACCATTTTCTTTTTAGATGTTCCTAAAAATGAACGCACCCGTCAGGTGGAATACTGTTATGCGCATAATAAGAATATCTATATATTGCCGGATGTTTCGGATATTATTTTAAATCATGCCAGCCATGTAGTAGTGGATGATACCGCTATGTTTGCTTCTACAAAACAAAGTATGAGTTTTGAGCAGATGATTATCAAGCGGATTTGCGATATTATTTTCGCTGTGATTATGATCCTCCTTAGCAGCCCGTTTATGATTATTTCCGCTTTGGCTATTAAAATTTATGACCGAGGTCCTGTCTTTTATAAACAAGCACGTTTGACCAAAGGCGGCAGAGAATTTAATGTACTTAAATTCCGTTCCATGATTGTAGATGCGGAGAAAAACACGGGTGCTATGTTATCGACTGAAAATGATGACCGCATCACTCCAGTAGGAAAAATATTGCGCCGATTCCGTTTAGATGAACTGCCGCAGCTATTCAATATTCTAAAAGGAGATATGAGTGTTGTGGGACCTCGTCCAGAACGTTTAGTAATTGCGAAAGAATATGAAAAAGAGCTGCCAGAGTTCCGGTACCGTTTGAAAGTAAAAGCCGGCTTAACTGGATTAGCTCAGATTATGAGTAAATACAATACAACGCCAAAGGATAAATTGGCGCTGGATTTGGAGTATATTGCCCAATATTCGATTTGGTTAGATATTAAGCTGATTTTACAAACCATGATAGTCTTTTTAAAGAAAGACAGCACAGAAGGCGTTACACAGCAGGATGATGATATCAATACTATTTTAGAGGAAATTGATAAAGGGGCAACCAAACCATCCGATAAACCAAAATAACTATTATCTATATGCTTATAAAGGTTGTACTCTCTATGAGATTCCCTTTTGTTTTGGTATTAACAGGTAAAACAATGTGATTTTAAAAGAATTATATTTAATCTGCAATTGTATTTGAACATAAAGATAGGTCATTCTTTGTTGTTCCAATATGATGATTTATCGATTTATATTCTCCTTTTTGGTGTTTTGTTGTTGTCAGATAGCAAACACACCAAAAAGGAATTTTTTATTATAAACCTTTCATGTTTCTTTTATCATAAAATATTTTGGATTTGTATCAAAAGCATTTTTTGTTGGCCTTTCGTAAAATTAGAGATTGTGCCATACAAAAATACGGTCAAAATCATTGGATAACAAATGGCATGGATAAAAACTTGGAAGAAAATAAAAAAGGTCTCACGAGAAATGCCAACAAACCAGCACAGATTGATTATTTGATCG
This is a stretch of genomic DNA from Clostridium facile. It encodes these proteins:
- a CDS encoding lipopolysaccharide biosynthesis protein, coding for MGRFLKTFGLYFIGNTASRLMSFLVMPFITQHVSNEDSGYFATVEALVNIVVIMLFISAWSGILRYLLDKDYDSRRMKRKVITAGYTIEIISLVIFTVGFIIVNFFAPIREAGFVYFFCVAYMLHQNVAFTVRGLGYNKLYVCSGILGSIVSFSTNLILVLVFHWGSAALILAAALSYFVPALFMEFFARTLKKVRLRDLDWSVVKTMARYCFPYSLNQGAYWITNRANTQIITIMMGLAATGVFYWANKFTSIIQLVVMVFNLAWQEMTFSMSHDADRAKKYNLMLKNFLLFVSCGLLFLVPVTRIVFPIFVRNGSQAGLAIIPLAYLGAFMDSLANFLGSVMCAEQRMKSQLTSTVVGAIITVVVMFGTIPIIGFQAAPLATILCFLAVVIMRTINLRDVVKLNYQMGYLVHYGLMFALASLVFFKGSILMNVIFAVVVAVYCIIVLRGIIKDFVKMILKKVRS
- a CDS encoding bactofilin family protein, with product MKDDKDLKFGENAEEDFMDSMMDSSTEPPIPELPTLWKWIKNKFGKETLEIEDEPEEAFDVQDKIKEVKEMKDHHTHTSTSEHNMHTTTVDHKPASPLSSPFSSPATVINRDTVVEGPIKSKSDVKINGIVRGHLNCEGNISVGGQVYGDISGEGNVTISGQAYGDITGRDIHINGGIIKGNITASGNVTFDGKAVIIGNISGNDCTIDGKVKGQISANGSVTLQNNALVHGNISAKNFSAQNGAVINGHVIIVCDTKQSESEIFALPDVPKEEAPKTAEETPVTKKSDSTTTNPQQ
- a CDS encoding sugar transferase, with protein sequence MNRKLKYIIRRCENTVLFAIKTIMLVSLFVAFFGVYSYLIPELRVFNRTSIISYGTFVVAILLFIRIYGGFSVGEKKSKEIVNSMLLATLMADIITFLEMYIMGLSTTQIHNFADNHLNLSVIPPLQDIPMKYFLQYYFTTRVLPGLGLLVIVFVLQVLLLYIFSYFGNFVYFKINHPQKSLIVYQDESLLPTVIPKIQKYKKQWRINRLIKYDDPDIKGALLGHSTIFFLDVPKNERTRQVEYCYAHNKNIYILPDVSDIILNHASHVVVDDTAMFASTKQSMSFEQMIIKRICDIIFAVIMILLSSPFMIISALAIKIYDRGPVFYKQARLTKGGREFNVLKFRSMIVDAEKNTGAMLSTENDDRITPVGKILRRFRLDELPQLFNILKGDMSVVGPRPERLVIAKEYEKELPEFRYRLKVKAGLTGLAQIMSKYNTTPKDKLALDLEYIAQYSIWLDIKLILQTMIVFLKKDSTEGVTQQDDDINTILEEIDKGATKPSDKPK
- a CDS encoding alpha/beta hydrolase; the protein is MKKSTVKHINFYSKILNKTMGINVYLPKEYDNMHPLPVLYFLHGRSGDETILTELKIDEIADKLIEQNKISPLIIVCPRIENSRGINSSPTCKEILSPGDSGIMINVGRYEDYFIKEVIPFIDQTFYTIPTKNGRYLGGISAGGYAALHNSFRHQELFSKVGGHMPAIELTLEPEDIPYFQDRAMWEKYDPITIAKNNMITKELKVYLDAGNHDEGRFYEGCKFLHKILKEKGIESQNDVYEGHHNIEYIQSNLEKYLIFYTNH
- a CDS encoding YfhO family protein; this encodes MLTKVQRWFSPTRSESKNCIKVFLLAALITTIIFLPFIICDKGLFIFYGDYNVQQIPFYQYAHDAIRSGEVGWSWYTDLGSNFVGSYGFYLLGSPFFWLTIPFPSSWVPYLMAPLFILKFSIAATTSYAFIRRFTKTPHMAIIGAMMYAFSSFSIYNIFFNHFHEVIAFFPLLLIGLEELVMNNRKGLFAMAVALNVFTNYFFFAGQVAFLVLYFFLRCLCLDFRINLKKFGLLAAESIIGVLIALVLFLPCICSLMGNPRTDNMLTGFNMLFYYNPQRYGLILQSMFFPADMPARANFFPDSNAKWCSVAAWLPLFSMAGVLTFLREKRKHWLKTLIIVLITMSLVPILNSAFFAFNSSYYARWFYMMVLMMSLATVIVLENKKMDISFGIKTTFIITCLFAIIGIIPTTEDGKTTYFSAPGYPTMFWINVLIAILCIVIAAFILQKYRKTKTRLYRSSLIALCAIIVVNGVVQVSWGKMQNVDYVYRNVVDRGLNAEFQLDDSEFYRIDVYDGMDNWPMYWRMPTIQAFQSVVPASIMEFYPAVGVDRDVASRPEPKYYGLRELLSVKYIFAENNADNKKTNLDLPPNCVLYDNQNGFDIYENKNFIPMGFTYDSYITQEQFDDSFEDTRDRLLVNSILLDEEQIQKYSGLLEHYIGDTNISDEELTDICEDRRRYTCDTFETSGNGFDATITLKEENLVFFSVPYDKGWTATVNGEPVEIEKVNVGFMAVKCASGENTIEFHYSTPGLKLGFIGTIVGVALFLLYLLLCKKLEKRNPKEFAYNPKGHLEELKNDSLQPTRTEIYQEYELNHPNILIRQVSSSEKDTDLSDQDDPIDKT